One window from the genome of Elaeis guineensis isolate ETL-2024a chromosome 5, EG11, whole genome shotgun sequence encodes:
- the LOC105044447 gene encoding ACT domain-containing protein ACR9, which translates to MGVASEDVVVVKLGKGDGEPSVITVNCPDQTGLSCDLCRIILEFGLSITRADISRDGQWCYLVFWVVPYFASINIQWTSLKDRLLSVCPSCSIAFYFDLANQPTASQVYLLKLFSVDRKGLLHDVTHVLCELELLLHRVKVSTTPDGRVMDLFFITDGMELLHSKKRQDETCERLNSVLGESCISCEIQLAEDFQHGVSSLPPAVAEELFSSELSDIEVCSQALSPDMKKLKKANVNIDNSLSPAHTLLQIHCVDQKGLLYDIVRTLKDSNSQIAYGRFLSDQKGYREVDLFIQQTDGKKVVDPEKQEALCSRLKLEMLHPLRVMIVNRGPDTELLVANPVELSGKGRPRVFYDVTLALKVLGICIFSAEICRHTTSDRQWEVYRFLLDETRRFPLANSRARSQIVDRVRRTLMGW; encoded by the exons ATGGGGGTGGCGAGCGAGGACGTGGTGGTGGTAAAGTTGGGAAAGGGAGATGGAGAACCGAGCGTGATTACCGTCAATTGCCCCGACCAGACCGGCCTCAGCTGTGATCTCTGCCGGATTATTCTCGAGTTCGGTCTCAGCATTACCCGAGCAG ATATCTCGAGGGATGGACAGTGGTGCTACTTAGTGTTCTGGGTCGTTCCATACTTTGCCTCCATTAACATCCAGTGGACGAGCTTGAAGGACAGGCTGCTATCTGTGTGCCCATCCTGCTCCATAGCATTCTACTTTGACTTGGCGAATCAGCCAACAGCTTCTCAGGTGTACCTTCTGAAGCTGTTCTCCGTCGATCGGAAAGGATTACTACATG ATGTCACTCATGTTCTTTGTGAACTTGAGCTTTTGCTTCATAGAGTTAAGGTGTCGACAACCCCTGATGGTAGAGTCATGGACCTCTTCTTCATTACAGATGGAAT GGAGCTCTTGCACTCTAAAAAGAGACAGGATGAGACGTGTGAAAGACTGAATTCTGTTCTGGGAGAGTCATGCATCAGCTGTGAGATCCAATTAGCTGAAGATTTTCAACATGGAGTTTCTTCTCTTCCACCTGCAGTTGCTGAAGAATTATTTAGCTCAGAGCTTTCAGATATCGAAGTCTGTTCACAGGCACTTAGTCCAGATATGAAAAAGCTGAAGAAGGCTAATGTAAACATTGACAATTCGTTGAGCCCTGCCCACACTTTGCTCCAGATTCACTGTGTTGATCAGAAGGGGCTCCTTTATGACATTGTGAGGACCTTGAAGGATAGCAACAGTCAG ATAGCTTATGGGCGATTTCTGTCGGACCAGAAAGGCTACCGTGAGGTGGATCTTTTTATCCAGCAAACTGATGGAAAGAAGGTTGTGGATCCCGAGAAGCAGGAAGCACTGTGTTCCCGTTTAAAGTTGGAGATGCTTCATCCATTACGAGTGATGATTGTGAACCGTGGTCCTGACACTGAACTCCTTGTTGCGAACCCGGTTGAGTTGTCTGGAAAGGGAAGGCCTCGTGTATTTTATGATGTCACGCTTGCTCTAAAAGTGCTCGGTATCTGCATTTTCTCA GCTGAAATCTGTAGGCACACCACATCCGATAGGCAGTGGGAGGTGTACAGATTTCTCTTGGATGAAACCAGACGATTTCCACTGGCAAATAGCAGAGCTAGAAGTCAGATTGTCGATAGAGTGAGGAGAACATTGATGGGTTGGTAA